From one Fusobacterium mortiferum ATCC 9817 genomic stretch:
- a CDS encoding DUF4299 family protein, whose translation MSISFFIKNLNNKESITPAKVLEIGEAISQYNLDESDENIEEFLNEKLENFECILLGEEGRSARGFELSYSDENRYYGIRVFTPCSIGDWEVVFEFIEKLGKFLENNNLVNEHGEEYTLATIRNYPYIEDIEYGIKSIEENLKEKGSEISKLYGIYRPISFNNELLESIKNSENPVETFSNFITKTQYIDAYSARQRFYKNNNNEIFGMYTLTETVRTILPFKPSVEYENFGIVKNEDVKFWRLVFVIIDGNPDDENSYKMLGDIDYFKFIENLPKDKYSFIDGEYMVVESLEKEEIERLYNLLVE comes from the coding sequence AAAGTATAACTCCAGCAAAAGTATTAGAAATAGGGGAAGCTATTTCCCAATATAATTTAGATGAATCTGATGAAAATATAGAAGAGTTTTTAAATGAAAAATTAGAAAATTTTGAATGTATTCTTCTTGGAGAAGAGGGAAGAAGTGCTAGAGGTTTTGAACTTTCATATAGTGATGAAAATAGATATTATGGAATAAGAGTTTTTACTCCTTGTAGTATAGGAGATTGGGAAGTAGTATTTGAGTTTATTGAAAAGTTGGGAAAATTTTTAGAAAATAATAATTTAGTAAATGAGCATGGAGAGGAATATACTTTAGCAACTATTAGAAATTATCCATATATTGAAGATATAGAGTATGGTATAAAAAGTATAGAAGAGAATTTGAAGGAAAAAGGAAGTGAGATTTCCAAATTATATGGAATATATAGACCTATTTCTTTTAATAATGAGTTATTAGAGAGTATAAAAAATTCTGAAAATCCAGTAGAAACTTTTAGTAACTTTATAACAAAAACTCAATATATAGATGCGTATTCAGCAAGACAAAGGTTTTATAAAAATAATAATAATGAGATATTTGGAATGTACACTCTAACTGAAACTGTAAGGACAATACTACCTTTTAAACCAAGTGTTGAGTATGAAAACTTTGGTATAGTAAAAAATGAAGATGTAAAATTTTGGAGATTAGTTTTTGTAATTATAGATGGAAATCCAGATGATGAAAATTCTTATAAAATGTTAGGAGATATAGATTATTTTAAATTTATAGAAAATTTACCTAAAGATAAATACTCTTTTATAGATGGAGAATATATGGTAGTAGAATCTTTAGAGAAAGAAGAGATAGAGAGATTATATAATTTATTAGTAGAATAA